The following DNA comes from Eretmochelys imbricata isolate rEreImb1 chromosome 2, rEreImb1.hap1, whole genome shotgun sequence.
gatgtgctaaagattcacgtcccttgatgcttcaaccaccattccagaggacatgcgtccatgctgatgaggagttctgctcaataactatccaaagcagtgcagaccgatatatgttcattttcattatcatgagtcagataccaccagcaaaagcttgattttccttttttttggtggtttgcgttctgtattttccatatcagagagtgttgttcttttaatatttctgaaagcatgctccacacctcatccctctcagattttggaaggcacttcagattcttaaatcttcgGTTGAGTGCTATAGCcttctttagaaatttcacattggtatcttatttgcattttgtcaaatttgcagtgaaagtgttctaaaAACGaataacatgtgctgggtcatcatccaagactgctataacataaaatatatggcagaatgtgggtaaaacagagctggagacatacaattcccccccaaggagttcaatcactaatttaattaatgcattttttttaaaaaaaaaagcgtcATCAGCATTGAAGCATGTCCTCTATGACgctggctgaagcatgaagaggcatatgaatctttagcggatctgacatgtaaatatcttgcgacgctggctacaacagtgtcatgcaaatacctgttctcactttcaggtgacatcataattaagaagtgggcagcattatctccgtaaacgtaaacaaacttgtttctcttagtgattggctggacaagaagtaggactgagtggacttgtaggctctaaagttttacattgttttatttttgagtgcagttatgcaacaaaaaaaactacatctgtaagttcaactttcatgataaagagattgctctatagtacttgcatgaggtgaactgaaaaatactatttcttttattttttacaggcaaatatttgtaatcaaaaatataagtgagcaccgtacacttcatattctgtgttgtaattgaaatagatatatttgaaaatgtagagaaaattcaaaaatatttaataaatttcaattggtattctattgtttaacagtgcgattaatcacaattaattttttttgagttaatcgcgtgagttaactgcgattaatcgacagccctaattaaaatatGGTATGTCCTGCATATTATTACAATTGTGTACAAACTGCATACTGTGTTTTGGGTGGTTGTAGCTGGTAAATGCACTATTTTTTTCCAACTATTAGTGAGAAAGTCTGCAGACCTCTACAAGTTAGTAAGTGGATGTAAGGTTTGGATTACTTCCCCAGGCACACTGCCTTAGATTTTCTGTCTGGACGGTTGAGTGGAGCAGAGCAAAGTCTTTGTCTATACCCTATCCTGATCTGCCCGAATGCACAGAAAAGAGAGTAGCAGCCCTCAGAGGCTGCTCACCCATTTGCACCTTCATAAAATGCAGGTAGCTTATCAAAGGGAACAGGGAGCTTCTCAAAGTAACAATCTGGCTCCTGATCTGTTGCTGCTGCCGCCCCTTGCTCAGGGCTTATGACAAAACCATAACTGAGTCCTTTATCTGCAGGCTTTTCAAGACAAGGACTACATCTTGTCTTTTTCACTTGGCAAAGCAACTAGAATACCTGAGGAAACAGTGCACATGCTCAATAAGGAGTATGAAAATACAGACTGCAGTGGTCACAGGTATATAAGCACATGGTTTTTCAGACTGTATTCCTGCTTACATTTAAATTCATTTGATCAATCCTTAAGGTTTGGTTTGacactattattcccatttctcATTGGTACTTACATATCTGTCCAATTGGCTGTGGCATCCTGAAGTGCAGGCTTCCTCACGGCTGCTGCTCCTTAGCTCAGTTGAAGTGCTATTCAGAGCACATCATATCTTCCGTTTCTTAAGCCCACAGGAACTTACTGCCTACCTGctctccccacctccattcccctTTCCTTTTGAAAGGGGAACAACAAAAGGGCTACTATTCATCAGCTCTTCATTTGATTTCCTCCGAGTAAatcaagagcagcccctggctgtGAACTGGAGTTCCCGAGATTTTATGAGTGTTATGACTCACAGTATTACTGCTATTTTTAATCTTATTAATATTGACAAACCAAACAGGTTTAGTCACTAGACAGATTTCTGATCAATAAATTACTCTGTTTAACATGGTTCAAAGTTAAGCTTTTATTcggttttaaattaaaaaaataaattttgttattaAATGGGTCTAACTAATGTTTACATATTAGTTTACTTACTTTAGAATACCACCAGAGAAGCAATTAAGCTATACCACCCAAACAAAAACCTTTGTTAGAAAGATCAACAGTGGCATAATTcagttaaactgaaaaaaaaagtcttaaatgtTTACAATGAATGTTAGAAGTAAACCTCTGGTTTTAGTGCCATCCAAATCTAATTGCCATCTCAAAGTCAGTTGTATTCAGGATACTATACCACAGTGCTAATGTCATCAGCTTCTTCTGGTTTCTTTTGCCTGCTTGGCAGGGATTTCAAGTACTCAAGGTGTCTTCTTGCATCCTCTTGATTTTGCCGCACATAATAAACAACATAGGATATCACCATGGTGAACCAGCCAAACATGGTGACTAGCATGGCATAATCAGTAGTCTTTTTAGGAAGGTTACAAAGATCTGCATCATTGGCAGCATTGAGGAACGGTCTCCCAGCATGTTCATCTAACACAGAAGTCTTACAGATGACATTGTTGGCTGTTTCATGGTTGGATGCCATGCTCCTCAGGACCTGCTGCAGAGTACAGTCACAGTGCCAAGGATTGTTTGCAATTCTGGCTCTGGCCTTTAAGTTATTGAAAGCATTTTTGTGCACACTTTGAATCCGGTTGTCAGACAAGTCCAAAGTCTGCAAGGTTTCTGCCACTCCTTTAAAGGCATGTTCATCTATAAATTCAATACCATTTTTGGATAAATTGAGAACTCTCAGTTGATGCAAGTCCTTAAAAATTTCATTTGGGATTGACGTTATCTGATTGGAGTCCAAATAAAGTAAGACTGTTTCAGGAGGAAGATCTCTGGGTATTTCCTTAAGATTTGCATTGCTACAACTGACATTTAAACCTCCAGAATGAGAACAAAGGCAGCCTTTTGGGCACATACTGGCAGAATGAAAGCACAGTATCATGAGGACAAAACTTTGTAAGAGTAGACACATGGAGAGGGAACGAGTTAACCACAGGTCTACCAAATGCATGCTGGGATGTCAGCATAATCACACGACCATTTCTCATTTACCCAACAGTGGTGGTAAAGGATTCTGTACAGCCAAAGCGTAGCTTCATTTTCTTCAGCAGAATTAGCAAAAATGGACTAACAGGTGGACTTCCTCATGGTCAGTGttcttcttaaaaataaacctaaggagagaaaaaaaggttCCTTAGATCGTACAATACAATCCAGATTAGTtcatttaaaaggaaataaatgtaATTTAACTGAAAAGTATTGCACAATGGTCTATTATCCCATCAGCGCACAGGGGATTTACTCATCTAACTCCTATTAGCATTAATCTGAGCTTAGTACTAAAATTGCAGCACATCTTTAAAAAGATAGGCCACAATAGTTCTGAAATGCAGAGGTTTGGGTTTAATATCAGACAATTATTACAACAGTAGTTTGTTTTTATCACAGACTTACTAAAATAACAGCCAtaaaatgtatttacattttcTAAGTTACAATAGAAGGCACATTAATAGGATTTACAGTTGAACACCAGCAACAGTGACAAATAAGGCCAATATTTTTGTGGTTAATGACCTCAAAACGAAATACTTCCTATTTTAAGTCCAAATTAGAGAATTACATTGACGAAACATTTTTCTGACTGAATGCACTCATTATAAAAACAACCAAGACAAATATTGCTGGCAGGCACAGCACAAATCCATATTCCATGTGTGTATTTCCCCCCTCaattctttttttgcttctgaaTGTTTTGAGTCTTCTAGTTCATGGAATGTTGCTAGATATTTCTGGAGAGTTCTAAAGAAAtaaatttcatcttccattttctGTCTAAAAAGATTTATTGTCTATAAGTAAcatacagaaaacagaaataaaacaaaatacaaacaaaggAAACAGTACCATGTCTGTGCAATGACCAAAAACTCACTCGAGGTATACTATATCCCAATGGAAGATAAGAAAATGATTAATATCTCTTAAGCCATCTTCAGAGGGAAAAAGATGCAAATATGCAGAAGCATATTTCTTCAACAGAAACACAAATGCGGACTATGATATGTTGACCTATAAGGATTCACAGATAacctcattttttcccctcccattaTGCTAAACCATGAATTGCTAACCATTCCAGGCCCATTTGTTTTTATTCACACACTTTCTAGTCTTTTAGCAGCTCAGACATTTTCAAGCCTTCTGATTTATATGTACATATACATGATTTTTAACATACAGTGGAGTCCAATGAAAACTGAAATCCCTATAGAGAGGGATTTGTGAGATTCCATGTGGAACAAAGGATATCTATATTGCAATCACTTCTGCCTGCAGTGGTGCATCCTGTAGAATCCACAAACTAACCACACTTTCCAGGATCTCACCACAGCATTGACTCTCTATATTACTGAATATTTTTAACCCAACTACAGGAGTTTTAGTTAACCACTTTGCTGCTGTTACAGTGCAGTTACATCAGGACAAAACATGCCTCCCAGTATTGGTTTGTGTGTCAGGTACGCTACATGTGAGTATTCCATTGCTGCTTCAGTAGAATGTCGGAATTTCTAAAGAATCCCACAGCGGCCTCCTGCAAAGTATATCTGCAAGACAACTAAACACATTCACTTTTGTACTGGTGAGCCAGGAGGGGGCTTGCACAAGTCACTTGTTAACAGAGCTGGCATTTGGGCTCCATAAACAGGgatctcagttttcattaaaagaaaaaaaaaagtttctatccCTTTTTCTTGCTATGCTagccttgaaaatgtaaaatgaaggaaaacaaaatgtaaaaaccccaaacaaagaACAACACTAAGCTTGAAGAAAGCAGCAGCTGGGTTCTCAGTATTCAAAGTGAGGCTAGGCAGAACCTAAATTtccatgcacgcacacacacgcatgtacacacacacacacttcctgtgtaAAATAAATCTATTGTGTTTGGGATGTATCCTTAAGAATCATCTTGCTAAACCTCCCGAAAAGCCTTAGATCAATCCTGTGCACAGTGCTGTGATCATGGAGGGCAGAAAACACTTATGGGCtgcaaaaaaagtgttttattaacctgcccagaagagcttagTGCTGGTTACAATGTTGAGCCCTTTCTGAGGCTAAGATGGAACAGGCAGGTGGCTAACTTTGGCAGCTCCACAGTGTGGGTCTGCCACCATGCCTGTGGTGGTGGGAGCTGCTGCAAGAGGAACTCCACTAGGTTAGTTAACAACCGCATGGTCCCTGCCAGCTACTCCAGCAGCATACGAGAAGGTGGACAAGCTGCTACTGCACTGAGTAactgcagcccttctctccccaccagagcctgcttgcccagccccagcttggagcATGAAGAGTTGACACAGGCCCTGCACACTACTAAGCGAAAACTGGCTGCCCTGACCTTCCCTGCCCACCCATAAGTCAGGGCAGATCCATTTCCCCACCATATAACAGGTAGGACAGATTTATGTTCCTTCATTTTTCAGTCTAACCATTTGTTGAATTAAAATCTATACAGAAAATTCCCATCACAGCAGTGTCTGGGCTCAGATTAAATTAAACAGTGCAAGAACATTCTCCAAAAATAGGAAACAGAACCTGATTCTTAGATTATACCCCACTCTTCACGAAGAACCTCACCCTCACAGAAACAGGAGGATGCCAAAGAAAGAGAGCCCCATAAGCAGCAGGACACTAACACACACAGTCAGGGAAAATCCTGACCACAAAGCATCTGTAACCATGGCCTAGAAGTGGAAAGACTCAGGCCCCACCATGCAATATATATCCTTTTCACCGTGAACTTGTTCCTTGCTGCAAAGTATTTCTTAATAATTAAAATGACTGTTTCGCCACTCTTTCCTGTGCGGCGTACCATAAACAAGGTCACTGGTACTGATATTAGGTCACTGACCTGGCTCAGCATCACAAAGGTGATAAGCATGGTGTTGCTACCTACTGCTCACACACTGCAACTTTTTACTAATAAGTAATACTGGAATCCTTACTAGAGGAATGCTCAACAGCAGTAAGACTCCCGCCTCAAGCTGTTTCAAGTGGCCTGCAGGCATCTCGGTTGCTGATCTCACAGGAACATAAGTATTATCACTGTTCTCCTCACCAGGGCCTGAGGCTCAGGCAATGCATTTATTAGCCTGTATTGAAATGAGCATTCAATATATCCTGGTGGGAAAACAAAGCATAAATTGATTGTTAGCATATACCTGGATGTACAGTTACATCAGTGTTTTCCATAACATGAGTCAATATCAATAATATGGTTATGAAAGTGCAAGAATTAGCTTTATGAACTCTGAAGCATTTGATAGTTATCAATCCAATGAAAAATAATTTGTCAGACAACAGATGCATGGCACCGTATTTCTAACATGATGTTACCTGACTGCTGTTTAATGAATGTAGAATTATAATTGTAACAGTCTGCGAGCAACGCCACTTACATAGCTCTCCAAAAGGATTCCTGCTATGTCTCCATGTCTAAGATCCTGAGAGTCGTGTACAGGAAAGTAAGAAGTGGgtgacacatttcaaagagagctCAAGTCCACCCAAGCAAACAGGTTCACAAATACCATGCTGAACTCTAAGAATGCAGATAAGCATCATGGTGCAGAATAGCAGCAAATATTTCTACCTTCCTGCCTTCTGAACATTACTCTACAGTGACTCAGGCAGAGAAGTCCCCAACCCTACAAACTGCGACTTGAGAAATAATGTAATTGTTATTCTGAGCTCAATGGACTCTTCAGATTGCTGACAAAGGTTATGCAGGTGGCCAGTTATGACTACTATTCACGGTGCTAAGATATGCTTGTTTTAACTTTATATCCTCATCTCTTCCCTCACTAGTCCATTTCACCCATCAGTTATGTTCTTTTGTAACCTactttgtaagctctttggaacaagTACTGACTTTTTAAGTATTCTGCACAGTGTCTAGCATTATGGAGTGATGATCTCTGATTGGAGCCTAttggtgctactgaaatacaaacaaacaaagaataataaaaagagaATGCATCTAAGCCAAGTAGCCGACTGATGTAAAGGACATGAATGCTTTAGAAATGTCCTAAACTTACTAATTCATATTACGTTATTCATACAAAGAATTATCCACACATTTATGTGTTATTCAGTGTCAGCTAATAAAAGCAACAATCAACAAGAATGGTATTTCTTGAGAATTAATGACAGTTCTTAGCTGTAACTTTTTCCTCCCCATTCTCTTCTATAGAAATGCTACAAATCTAATACTAAGATGGGTTAACTAGACTGCCTGGCATCAAATGAGGACATTGACATAATAGGTCCATCACAGAATCTTGGTGgtatgaggataatcaatgggaccagtaataccagggtacaaaatatataggaatgacagaataggtcacattgctgagggagtggcactatatgtgaaagaaggcagagtcaaataaagtaaaaatcttaaatgaatcaaaactgtaccacagaatttctatggatagaaattccatgcttaaaCAATAAGAGTATAGCTGTAAGAATATATttctgaccacctgaccaggatggtgacagtgactgttAAATGTTCAGGGACATTATAgaggctacaaaggcagaaaacacaATAAATGGAGGATTTCAGCTAGCCCCATATTAGCTGGGAACATGTctcctcaggaagggatgcataGATAAAATTTCTAtccaccattaatgactgcttcttggagcaactagtcgtggaacccacaaggggagatgcaattcttgatttagtcctaagtggagcacaccAAATGTACTCCAAGAGGAGAacatagctgaaccactcaggaATAGCAACCATAAAGTAATTAATTTGAACATCCTTGTTGGgggaaaaatgccaaagaaacccaccttagcagcatttaatttcaaaaaggggaactaaacaaaaatgaggaatgtagttaaatagaaattaaaaggaacagtcataagggtgaaatgcctgcaaactgcatggagaccatttaaaaacaccataataaaggctcaaacAAAATGAATACccgaaataaaaaagaaaaaaacagtacAAGGAtccaaaaatgccaccatggctaaacataAAAGAGTAAAAGGGGCAATTAGAGGCAAAAAGAATCCTTTAACAGCTGGAAttcaaatcctagtgagaaaaatagaCAGGAATATAAACTCAAGTATAATAAGAAAAgtataaggcaggccaagaaataATTTAAAGAGCAACTAGCTACGGACACAAAAACTAGCAGCAAAAAATTGttgaagtacatcagaagcaagaagcctgccaaaTGATCAGTGGGGCCATTAGACATTTGaggtgctaaaagagcactcagggaagaccaggccattgcagaaaagctaaatggATTATGttcatcagtcttcactgcagaggatgtgagggagattcctacacctgaaccattctttttaggtgatgaatctgaggaactgtcatagattgaggtgtcaatagaggacactttggaacaaaatgatacattaaacagtaataagtcaccaggaccagatgatggtattacccaagagttttgaagaaactaatatgaaatttcagaactgtggtatgtaacctatcgcttaaatcagcatCTGTAGCATACAACTGGAGGGTAACTAATAtaacacagatttttaaaaaaagaggctcCAGacatgatcctggcaattatatgccagtaagcctaacttcagtaccaggcaaattggttgaaactatagtaaagaagaaaattatcagacacatagatgaacacgatatattggggaacagtcaacatagcttttgtaaaaggaaataatGGCTCACTAATCTAATAGAGTTCTTTGAAGTAGTCAACAAGTATGTGGAAAAGTGTGATCCAGTCAATaaagtgtacttagactttcagaaagcctttgactaggtcccttatcaaaggcttttaaGTAAAGTAAGCACTCCTGGGAtgagagagaaggtcctctcatggaccagtaactggttaaaagacaggaaacaaaggataggaataaatggtcagttttcacaatggaaagaggtcAATACCAAGGTCCCCCAAGGATCCGTACTAGGGCCTGTGCTgtccaacatattcataaatgacctggaaaagggggtgaacagtgaagtggcaaaatttccagacaatacaaaattattcaagatagttcagtccaaagctgactgcaaaatgTTACAAAgaggtctcacaaaactgggtgactgggaaacaaaatggtaGATTAAAGTCAATCTTGATAAgcgcaaagcaatgcacattgaaAAGAATAATCCCAGCCATACATACAAATtgatggggtataaattagctgttacttctcaagaaagatcttggagtcattgtggatagttctctgtaaacatttgctaaatgtgcagtggcagtcaaaaaaggtaacaatgttaagaaccattaggaaagggatagataattaaaacagaaaacatcataatgcctccatatacatccatggtacgcccacacctggaACACTGCACgcaattctggtctccccatctcagaaaaaaacattagaattggaaaaaagacAGAGAAAGGCAATGAAACAGCtttcatgtgaggagagattaaaaagactgggcctGTTCAATTTAGAAAACAGATAACCAGGAGGGAATATGAAAGAGATCTATAGTCATGAATGGTATAGCAAAActgaaagtgaataagaaagtgacCTCtgcatataacacaagaactagaggtcactatgaaattaatagacagcaggcttaaaacaaacaaaaggaattacttcacacaatgcacagtcaacctgtggaacttgttgccaggggatgttgtgaaggccaaaactacaatGTGAGCTGGTAACACGGCTGTGATTTCAAAAATTACCAACCATCATCTCATGTCTGTTGAGATCCCTCTATAAAGTAACAGTTAAATCTAACAACTGATAAACTAAAACAATCTCAAATGAAAACTCACAGCATACGTTAGAGGCAACCTAGAATCAGGAGTGCACTAAAACACTCATTTTGGTCTTGTCTCACACTTGCTAGTTCCCTAGGTGATGAGCACCTAAATTGCTGGGGCCaggttaattaaaattaattagaaGAGAGGAGTAAAATACACTCTTCTGGTGGGCTGGCCTGGAGAAGCAGCTTTATCTTCTACTGGAGCTCCAGAGAAGTTCTGAAGGTGAAAGGCACAGTTGGgaggtgttagggggcttattccttcacccacttacttccctggtccttctcgcatgaacagagagcaaaaatacccaaagtccaaaggtgcaaacaattcaatgtttattggggtgaaccttcagcaagcatgattccagtttccttccttagtgtcccccttcccagctctgacaccacagagccttacctgtatccctgttcccattcccccccttagcaaaacatcattccaattccccacctccattacctgttcccttcccccccttacttcctgattgactgcagactatatagtaaaacttgagttctgcttagctataccttaacctatcattttactgaaatttaactaaccactccgaacatattgtaacatgattatttaaccaattatatcccaccaccttaattagtttacacccagaaaaattaattatacagcagacaggaacaatcacataaccagacagagattatgcagacaaacaatagggaaatggggactacagtgatagaacaaacacagaaatgaggatttcacatcccagctattgataagtgagttcttgccagacaggatgctatcaaactaagtttccttttacaccttctaggcacttccctttctctggaggtgataggcattatcaggacaggattgtattcctaagccctggtctacactaggactttagatcgaatttagcagcattaaatcgatgtaaacctgcacccgtccacacgatgaagccctttatttcgacttaaagggctcttaaaatcgatttccttactccacccctgacaagtggattagcgcttaaatcggccttgccggctcgaatttggggtactgtggacacaattcaacggtattggcctccaggagctatcccagagtgctccattgtgaccgctctggacagcactctcaactcagatgcactggccaggtagacaggaaaagaaccgcaaacttttgaatctcatttcctgtttggcaagcatggcaagctgcaggtgaccatgcagagctcatcagcacaggtgaccatgatggagtcccagaatcgcaaaagagctccagcatggaccgaacgagaggtacaggatctgatcgctgtttggggagaggaatccgtgctatcagaactccgttccagttttcgaaatgccaaaacctttgtcaaaatctcccagggcatgaaggacagaggccataatagggacccgaagcagtgccgcgtgaaactgaaggagctgaggcaagcctaccagaaaaccagagaggcgaacggccgctccgggtcagagccccaaacatgctgcttctatgatgagctgcatgccattttagggggttcagccaccactaccccagccgtgttgtttgactccttcaatggagatggaggcaatacggaagcaggttttggggacgaagaagatgatgatgatgatgaggttgtagatagctcacagcaagcaagcggagaaaccagttttcccgacagccaggaactgtttctcaccctggacctggagccagtaccccccgaacccacccaaggctcctggacccagcagccggagaagggacctctggtgagtgtaccttttaaaatactatacatggtttaaaaggaagcatgtgaaaggattactttgccctggcattcgcggctctcctggatgtactcccaaagcctttgcaaaaggtttctggggagggcagccttattgcatccttcagtaacacgtactcgggaatcattgtagaacaaagcattgcagtgtatgtttgctggcattcaaacaacatccgttttttatctctctgtgttatcctcaggagagtgagatataattcatggtcacctggttgaaatagagtgcttttcttcaggggacactcagaggagcccattcctgctgggctgtttgcctgtggctaaacagaaatgttccccgctgttagccacggggagggaggagggttgagggggtagccacgcggtggggggaggcaaaatgcgaccttgtaacgaaagcacatgtgctatgtacgtaatgttaacagcaaggtttaccctgaaagagtgtagccactgttttataaaatgtgtctttttatataccgctgtccctttttttttctccaccagctgcatgtgtttcaatgatcacaggatcttctccttcccagaggctagtgaagcttaaaagaaaaaaaaacgcactagcgatgaaatgttctccgagctcatgctgtcctcccacactgacagagcacagacgaatgcgtggaggcaaataatgtcagagtgcaggaaagcacaaaatgaccgggaggagaggtggcgggctgaagagagtaagtggcgggctgaagagagggctgaagctcaaatgtgacggcagcgtgatgagaggaggcaggattcaatgctgaggctgctggaggaccaaaccagtatgctcctgtcataaatataaagggaagggtaaacccctttgaaatccctcctggccaggggaaagctcctctcacctgtggggtgggaggaggtattgtttcatattctctgtgtatatataaagtctgctgcagtttccacggtatgcatctgatgaagtgagctgtagctcacgaaagctcatgctcaaataaattggttagtctctaaggtgccacaaggactccttttctttttaagaagctaaaggtaaccttgctggcacctgaccaaaatgaccaatgaggagacaagatactttcaaaagctgggaggagggagagaaacaaagggtctgtgtgtctgtctatatgctggtttctgcaggggatagatagaccaggaatggagtcttagaacttttaataagtaatctagctaggtatgtgttagactatgatttctttaaatggctgagaaaagaattgtgctgaatagaataactatttctgtctatcttttttgtaacttaaggttttgcctagaggggttctctatgtttttgaatctaattaccctgtaagctatctac
Coding sequences within:
- the LRRC3B gene encoding leucine-rich repeat-containing protein 3B; protein product: MHLVDLWLTRSLSMCLLLQSFVLMILCFHSASMCPKGCLCSHSGGLNVSCSNANLKEIPRDLPPETVLLYLDSNQITSIPNEIFKDLHQLRVLNLSKNGIEFIDEHAFKGVAETLQTLDLSDNRIQSVHKNAFNNLKARARIANNPWHCDCTLQQVLRSMASNHETANNVICKTSVLDEHAGRPFLNAANDADLCNLPKKTTDYAMLVTMFGWFTMVISYVVYYVRQNQEDARRHLEYLKSLPSRQKKPEEADDISTVV